In a genomic window of Aromatoleum aromaticum EbN1:
- a CDS encoding H-NS family nucleoid-associated regulatory protein produces MMDLKNLSLPELKKLSVAVQKELDRRTLQSKKALIKQVQQMAAEHGLDADEMLAEVGSSGREGSSVKSGAGKAAPGRKKKAPAVKKEKLPPVYWNPVNAQEGWSGRGRKPSWVITFLENGGDLESLKKRQ; encoded by the coding sequence ATGATGGACCTGAAGAACTTGTCGCTTCCTGAGCTGAAGAAGCTCTCTGTCGCCGTTCAGAAGGAGCTGGACCGGAGGACACTTCAGTCGAAGAAGGCGCTGATCAAGCAAGTACAGCAGATGGCAGCTGAACATGGCTTGGATGCCGACGAGATGCTTGCTGAGGTCGGCTCGTCCGGCCGGGAAGGGTCGAGCGTGAAGTCAGGTGCCGGAAAAGCTGCTCCTGGGCGCAAGAAGAAGGCACCTGCCGTGAAGAAGGAGAAGTTGCCGCCGGTGTACTGGAATCCGGTGAACGCTCAGGAGGGCTGGAGTGGCCGCGGCCGCAAGCCGTCTTGGGTGATCACGTTCCTGGAGAACGGCGGCGATCTCGAGAGCCTGAAGAAGCGGCAGTAA